A region of Pseudoalteromonas aliena SW19 DNA encodes the following proteins:
- a CDS encoding TonB-dependent receptor codes for MIKRHAIATAVLLCTSPLFITCNAIAQNATFVGTVKDNKTHLSGALISIVGTDKSTVTNYQGQFELPKLDAGSYQLKVSYLGYQPYLIDINIAEDEVKKLKPITLFAVTNDNAIEEIIAVGQIQRGEMAAANNQKNAKSIKNIISADGIGKLPDRNAAEAVQRIPGVSIERDQGEGRFVAVRGLPAQWSSASINGDRLPTAEEETTSRATAFDFFPSELIEFVEVSKALTPDIEGDAIGGNVNFVTKKAPDDFVFNTNLAIGQNELADGTNYSANVLYGDRLLDDKLGFLINATAWQRDWATDNYEPRRGNDGLGIYRLELRDYTGTRETYGLNGAIEYQLEQGTLSATAMYGTLIDDETHYKHRMRFDKNRAEVQHIRNELITEMTGFEIAGEHYFGYDKTLSWKLSSYENEFRYGDTPNTDDNSYFVVRFDQKDVGYQGLEDRGTGKNYAYNTVDNGSDPWNAISNHLPNGFSFDPSKAKLSWVELYKVFVNEKDKIVASTDFEWQLDSDLILKVGAKYRDKERVARFSDEFYAWDEAQYGVAPTLSDFSLSDQPGRNDYLNELNVDYQSQFSQVAATDALAQFWNKNKEKFVLDKSESALIENGGALGRNFDVSEQHASLYAMATYTFNSQWEMLGGLRLTQTDTKVDGYLYLADEDKVIPSSASNDYLSVLPALHLTYHFDEQTNYRLALTRSFSRPDFGSLTPGATYLEAENELVTGNPELDPTYSNNLDFMAEYFFERVGLISAGVFYKDISDPIFKSSSMGKFGNKSSVNIIRPENGDSAWLAGVEMAFNRDLAFINPALESVGVMVNATFMDSQMSIPGRADKVAISRQADNLYNFTLYYDDSFFAARIALNYKGEYIEEHGSNSQSDSYYGDNTSVDFTTSYQLNDNALVYLELNNLTNEPLKYYLGDESRPLQVEYYGVRGMIGINYQF; via the coding sequence ATGATAAAACGACACGCAATAGCAACGGCAGTATTACTGTGTACCAGCCCGTTATTCATCACTTGTAATGCCATAGCTCAAAACGCAACATTTGTAGGTACGGTAAAAGATAACAAAACACATTTATCAGGTGCGTTAATTAGCATTGTAGGCACTGATAAAAGTACGGTTACCAACTATCAAGGCCAATTTGAACTACCTAAGCTTGATGCGGGTAGTTATCAATTAAAAGTATCTTACTTAGGGTATCAACCTTATTTAATTGATATAAATATCGCAGAAGATGAGGTAAAAAAACTAAAACCAATCACCCTCTTCGCAGTAACGAACGACAATGCTATTGAAGAAATTATTGCCGTAGGACAAATTCAACGTGGTGAAATGGCCGCTGCAAATAACCAAAAAAATGCTAAAAGCATTAAAAATATAATCTCTGCAGATGGGATTGGTAAACTCCCCGACAGAAATGCTGCCGAAGCTGTGCAACGTATTCCTGGTGTATCAATTGAGCGAGATCAAGGCGAAGGTCGCTTTGTTGCCGTTCGCGGTTTACCAGCACAGTGGAGCTCTGCAAGTATAAATGGCGATCGTTTGCCCACCGCCGAGGAAGAAACCACCAGCCGCGCCACTGCATTTGACTTTTTCCCCAGCGAACTGATTGAATTTGTTGAGGTATCTAAAGCACTTACACCTGATATTGAAGGCGATGCGATTGGCGGCAACGTAAACTTTGTAACCAAAAAAGCACCCGATGATTTTGTATTTAATACCAATCTTGCTATTGGCCAAAATGAATTAGCTGATGGTACAAATTACTCCGCTAATGTACTTTACGGAGACAGACTCCTTGATGACAAGTTAGGGTTCTTAATTAATGCGACCGCTTGGCAACGAGATTGGGCTACTGATAACTATGAACCTCGTCGTGGTAATGACGGCTTAGGTATTTATCGATTAGAGCTACGAGATTACACGGGTACACGTGAAACCTATGGCCTCAATGGTGCTATTGAATATCAGCTCGAACAAGGAACGTTAAGTGCTACAGCTATGTATGGCACACTAATAGATGATGAAACGCATTACAAACACCGCATGCGTTTTGATAAAAACCGCGCAGAAGTACAACATATTCGAAATGAATTAATCACTGAAATGACCGGTTTCGAGATTGCCGGTGAGCACTACTTCGGTTACGACAAAACCCTTTCATGGAAACTCTCTAGTTACGAAAACGAGTTTCGTTATGGTGATACGCCTAATACCGATGACAACAGCTATTTTGTCGTGCGATTTGATCAAAAAGATGTCGGCTATCAAGGGCTAGAAGACCGTGGAACGGGTAAAAATTATGCCTATAACACGGTTGATAACGGCAGCGATCCTTGGAATGCAATCAGTAATCACTTACCCAATGGGTTTTCATTCGATCCCAGTAAAGCAAAGCTCTCTTGGGTAGAGCTTTATAAAGTATTCGTTAACGAAAAAGATAAAATTGTCGCCAGCACAGATTTTGAATGGCAACTAGACAGCGATTTAATATTAAAAGTAGGTGCTAAATATCGTGATAAAGAACGCGTAGCGCGTTTTAGTGATGAGTTTTACGCATGGGATGAAGCTCAGTATGGCGTAGCACCTACGTTAAGTGACTTTAGTTTGTCAGACCAACCAGGCAGAAATGACTACTTAAATGAGCTAAATGTTGACTATCAAAGTCAATTTTCGCAGGTTGCCGCAACTGATGCTTTGGCACAATTTTGGAATAAAAATAAAGAAAAATTTGTACTCGATAAGAGTGAGTCTGCTTTAATCGAAAATGGCGGTGCACTTGGTCGTAATTTTGATGTGAGTGAACAGCACGCATCGTTATACGCAATGGCAACTTATACCTTTAATAGCCAGTGGGAAATGTTAGGTGGATTACGATTAACACAAACCGATACGAAAGTTGACGGTTACCTGTATTTAGCCGACGAGGATAAAGTCATCCCTAGCAGCGCAAGTAACGATTATCTCTCTGTGTTACCAGCATTGCACCTTACCTATCATTTTGATGAGCAAACAAACTATCGCTTAGCGTTAACTCGCTCATTTTCTCGTCCTGATTTTGGCTCCCTTACCCCTGGCGCAACTTATTTAGAAGCAGAAAACGAACTTGTTACTGGTAATCCAGAGCTTGATCCTACTTATTCAAATAATCTCGACTTTATGGCTGAGTACTTTTTTGAAAGAGTCGGTTTAATTTCTGCAGGGGTGTTCTACAAAGATATCAGCGACCCTATTTTTAAAAGTAGCTCAATGGGTAAGTTTGGCAACAAAAGTAGCGTCAATATTATTCGCCCAGAAAATGGGGATAGTGCATGGCTTGCTGGAGTTGAAATGGCTTTTAATCGTGACTTAGCCTTTATTAATCCTGCTTTGGAAAGTGTGGGCGTTATGGTCAATGCTACATTTATGGATTCACAAATGAGCATCCCAGGCAGAGCCGACAAGGTCGCAATTTCACGCCAAGCCGATAACTTATATAACTTTACCTTGTACTACGATGATTCATTTTTTGCTGCGCGAATTGCGCTTAACTATAAAGGCGAATATATCGAAGAGCATGGCAGCAACTCACAGTCTGATAGCTATTATGGCGATAACACCAGTGTTGATTTTACTACGTCATATCAGCTTAACGATAATGCATTAGTCTATTTAGAGTTAAACAATCTAACTAACGAGCCACTTAAATATTACTTAGGCGATGAGAGTCGCCCTTTGCAAGTCGAATATTACGGTGTGCGTGGCATGATTGGCATTAATTACCAATTCTGA
- the aceK gene encoding bifunctional isocitrate dehydrogenase kinase/phosphatase, which translates to MQPRNIAELILTGFKKHYKLFQKITAKAPLAFANKNWQAINDISRLRISYYDDRVNETTQSLKKAHPTDTLDEVFWLEVKKVYQHFLCFHPQAELAETFYNSVFCRLYHRRYFHNDFIFVQATLKDAPSVPVESEYRSYFPVVDGLKPTIKRIINHFDFKAPFVDLERDIRLLVKAFYKQAPDTHHQPWQMRFDILHTAFYRNKAAYIVGRVVSQSGVQPFIIAVLHHEDKGLYLDALLTKSSQMRVIFGFARAYFMVETHAPSALVRFLNQLMPNKTIAELYNAIGFHKQGKTEFYREFLNHLTHSNDEFTIAPGTPGMVMMVFTLPSFGYVFKVIKDKFGESKPFGRDTVLKRYQLVKSHDRVGRMADTIEYSNVVFPLSRFDSNLLEQLHKTIGSSMVIEGDWLIIKHLYIERRMTPLNLFLENADDESAADAIEEYGQALKEMIAVNIFPGDMLLKNFGVSKHKRIIFYDYDEVQYLTDMNFRELPKPKSYDDYLTDEQSYSVAPQDVFPEQLCTFVTPNPTYKQFLISTHPELLDVSFWKQAQQNVKDGQVSHIYPYPTAQRFIHHW; encoded by the coding sequence ATGCAGCCACGTAATATTGCTGAATTAATTTTAACCGGCTTTAAAAAGCACTATAAACTATTTCAAAAAATCACCGCTAAAGCCCCGCTCGCTTTCGCTAATAAAAACTGGCAAGCAATTAATGATATTAGCCGCCTGCGGATTAGTTATTATGATGATCGTGTTAACGAAACCACCCAGTCTTTAAAAAAAGCCCATCCTACAGATACCCTCGACGAAGTTTTTTGGCTTGAAGTAAAAAAAGTATATCAACACTTTTTATGCTTTCACCCTCAAGCCGAGCTTGCTGAAACATTTTATAATTCAGTATTTTGTCGTTTGTATCACAGGCGCTACTTTCACAACGACTTTATATTTGTACAGGCGACATTAAAAGATGCGCCATCGGTACCGGTAGAGTCTGAGTACCGGAGTTATTTCCCGGTAGTTGATGGCTTAAAACCAACAATTAAGCGCATTATTAACCATTTTGATTTTAAAGCCCCGTTTGTCGATTTAGAGCGTGATATTCGCCTGCTTGTTAAGGCATTTTATAAACAAGCGCCCGACACACACCATCAGCCATGGCAAATGCGTTTTGATATACTCCATACTGCATTTTATCGTAACAAAGCCGCGTATATCGTTGGCCGAGTAGTTTCTCAAAGCGGTGTGCAGCCATTTATTATTGCAGTCCTTCACCATGAAGATAAAGGCCTATATTTAGACGCCCTACTCACTAAATCATCACAAATGCGTGTTATTTTTGGCTTTGCGCGTGCTTATTTTATGGTAGAAACGCATGCCCCTTCGGCGCTAGTTCGGTTTTTAAATCAATTAATGCCCAATAAAACTATTGCTGAGCTTTACAATGCTATTGGTTTTCATAAACAAGGTAAAACAGAGTTTTATCGTGAGTTTTTAAATCACTTAACGCACTCGAATGACGAGTTTACCATAGCACCTGGCACCCCAGGTATGGTGATGATGGTATTTACACTGCCCTCATTTGGTTACGTATTTAAAGTAATAAAAGATAAATTTGGTGAAAGCAAGCCATTTGGCCGCGACACTGTTTTAAAACGCTACCAACTAGTAAAAAGCCATGACCGTGTAGGCCGTATGGCCGATACCATAGAGTATTCCAATGTTGTATTTCCTTTGTCGCGTTTTGATAGTAACTTGCTTGAGCAGTTACATAAAACAATTGGCTCATCTATGGTTATTGAAGGAGACTGGTTGATAATAAAACACCTTTACATTGAACGGCGTATGACACCTCTGAACCTGTTTTTAGAAAATGCAGATGACGAAAGCGCAGCAGATGCCATTGAAGAATACGGCCAAGCACTCAAAGAAATGATTGCCGTTAATATATTTCCAGGTGATATGCTCTTAAAAAACTTTGGGGTAAGTAAACACAAGCGCATTATTTTCTATGATTACGACGAAGTACAATATTTAACAGACATGAACTTTAGAGAACTACCGAAACCAAAAAGTTACGACGACTATTTAACCGACGAACAGAGCTACTCGGTCGCACCCCAAGATGTTTTTCCTGAGCAGTTATGTACCTTTGTTACACCTAACCCGACTTACAAACAGTTTTTGATAAGCACGCACCCTGAATTGCTTGATGTTAGTTTTTGGAAGCAAGCACAGCAGAATGTAAAGGATGGGCAAGTGAGTCACATTTATCCATATCCGACAGCACAGCGTTTTATCCACCACTGGTAA
- a CDS encoding DUF4124 domain-containing protein — protein sequence MCKHSRYFLYVFCFSISLCSNATTYYKCVTAKGTIFSQFPCDDQATTYKVNTTNVLQTAPKTDYNKQLNDIERERILSMLQAQLRSNNHKLAILDREKQRDEYKQQQRLSHILSDDDKKRIAKDITKQIKLINKTHKKEAFVISKKIKKLEKEITLYQQTK from the coding sequence ATGTGTAAACATTCTCGTTACTTTTTATATGTATTTTGCTTCTCAATTAGTCTATGCAGTAACGCCACAACCTACTACAAATGTGTCACAGCAAAAGGGACTATATTTTCTCAATTCCCTTGTGATGATCAAGCAACTACGTACAAAGTAAATACCACCAACGTACTCCAAACAGCTCCTAAAACAGATTACAACAAACAGTTAAACGATATTGAGCGTGAAAGAATACTAAGCATGTTACAAGCTCAGCTTCGAAGTAATAACCATAAATTAGCTATACTCGACCGTGAAAAACAGCGCGACGAATATAAACAACAGCAACGGCTCAGTCATATTCTAAGTGATGATGACAAAAAGCGTATTGCTAAAGATATTACTAAACAGATCAAGTTAATAAATAAAACACATAAAAAAGAAGCCTTTGTTATTTCTAAAAAAATTAAAAAGCTCGAAAAAGAAATAACCCTATACCAGCAAACAAAATAA
- a CDS encoding LysR family transcriptional regulator: MNISKIDLNLLVYLDTLLRECNVTRAANQLSITQPAMSNGLKRLRNLFNDPILVRTSDGMVPTERALELQPVIRGILMTLEETLAPNREFEASQSKRVFRIMASDYAASTLAPKLLSKLHEEAPDTTLDILTPSDVTFHDVENGKVDMAINRFENLPQSFHHKRIWKDSFCCLVKADNPIIENFSLDSYLKARHIWVSKTGFGVGVGMDPKDVQKLGWVDEALAHFGKHRNIATFTRNYHVAIHLAKEKNLIATLPSKAANIYLDDAGLKILEPPFPIPPFELDMIWSPLLHRDASHIWLRQKVAEVAEELK, translated from the coding sequence ATGAATATAAGTAAAATAGATTTAAATTTACTCGTTTACCTCGACACACTACTGCGAGAATGTAACGTAACACGCGCTGCAAACCAATTAAGTATCACACAACCGGCGATGAGTAACGGCCTGAAACGATTGCGTAACCTATTCAACGATCCGATTTTAGTGCGTACCAGCGATGGTATGGTCCCTACAGAGCGCGCATTAGAGCTGCAACCTGTGATACGCGGCATCTTAATGACGCTTGAAGAGACTCTCGCCCCTAATAGAGAGTTTGAAGCAAGCCAGAGTAAGCGTGTATTTAGAATAATGGCCAGCGATTACGCTGCCAGCACCCTTGCCCCTAAGCTGCTAAGTAAATTGCACGAAGAAGCGCCTGATACAACCTTAGACATACTCACGCCAAGTGATGTTACCTTTCATGACGTTGAAAATGGTAAAGTAGATATGGCAATCAACCGCTTTGAAAATCTACCGCAATCGTTTCATCACAAACGTATTTGGAAAGATAGCTTTTGCTGCTTAGTAAAAGCCGATAATCCAATAATTGAAAACTTCAGTCTTGATAGCTATTTAAAAGCACGTCATATATGGGTGAGTAAAACTGGTTTTGGCGTCGGTGTGGGTATGGATCCAAAAGACGTACAAAAATTAGGTTGGGTTGACGAAGCACTCGCACACTTTGGTAAGCACCGTAATATTGCTACGTTTACACGTAATTACCATGTAGCAATTCATTTAGCAAAAGAGAAAAACCTGATTGCGACTCTACCATCTAAAGCCGCAAATATTTACCTAGACGATGCTGGTCTTAAAATTTTAGAACCTCCTTTTCCTATTCCGCCCTTTGAGCTTGACATGATCTGGAGCCCACTTTTACACAGAGATGCTAGCCATATTTGGCTACGTCAAAAAGTAGCCGAGGTGGCAGAAGAGCTAAAATAA
- a CDS encoding DUF3413 domain-containing protein, with protein sequence MNLSQHNQFSSKASQLLSWGHWFTFANIGLALLISLSYLFADSPPTSFMGITYMLVTWLSHTSFIAFIAFVLTVFPLSLVFPYPRHIRGMAAVIATCGASLLTLDAYVYFNLGYHLSTSALPEILSLLWHRLTSSPALTTILASAVVLLILGFQLIVSNFTWQRLEQLKQLKFARYAISFLIMCFALSHSIHIWADANLKFDITKQDNVLPLSYPTTAKSLLAKNDLLDIESYNQAHNVKINNQNINYQIPTPLAKCDDYAQKNIDIFVFETDKQLADFIANKTVYKTKQFLQPTDHDDMLFSLVYGLPAFYKMAILKDKTLPAWQSQRRSIEIKGIDELSFINDQAHTNSVIRVIKGSDTLISHDETSQFFAFSLASDSQEVVTTSVLYSSDKRISKVDGLIQPSDLMATSVGQYLNCKAIAKQTMLGVNLYKKKDDMGVNYSQGVVIAYKKDRITLIDSDGNFKNISAAEGFSIEQGLDIPFLVQSIKKLKTFTQ encoded by the coding sequence ATGAATTTATCGCAGCACAATCAGTTTTCATCAAAAGCGAGTCAGTTGTTAAGCTGGGGGCATTGGTTTACCTTTGCCAATATCGGTTTAGCGCTCTTAATTAGTTTAAGCTATTTATTTGCCGACTCGCCGCCAACAAGCTTTATGGGCATCACTTATATGCTAGTGACATGGTTAAGCCACACTAGTTTTATTGCCTTTATAGCGTTTGTGCTGACGGTATTCCCGCTTAGTTTAGTTTTCCCCTACCCCAGACATATTCGCGGCATGGCTGCTGTCATTGCTACGTGTGGGGCTTCGTTACTGACGCTTGATGCTTATGTCTATTTTAATTTAGGGTATCATTTAAGCACATCGGCCTTACCAGAAATTTTATCGCTTTTATGGCATCGCTTAACTAGCTCTCCGGCGTTAACAACAATACTTGCAAGCGCTGTTGTTCTGCTCATATTAGGATTTCAATTAATTGTCAGTAACTTTACGTGGCAACGTTTAGAACAACTAAAACAATTGAAATTTGCTCGATATGCAATTTCATTTTTAATTATGTGTTTTGCACTTAGCCATAGCATTCATATTTGGGCCGATGCAAATTTAAAATTTGATATTACTAAGCAAGATAACGTCCTACCACTTTCGTATCCTACGACAGCTAAAAGCTTATTAGCTAAAAACGATTTGCTTGATATAGAGAGCTACAACCAAGCACATAACGTTAAAATTAATAACCAAAATATTAATTACCAAATACCGACACCTTTGGCAAAGTGTGACGATTATGCACAAAAGAATATTGATATATTTGTTTTTGAAACAGATAAACAACTTGCAGATTTTATTGCAAATAAAACAGTTTATAAAACAAAGCAATTTTTGCAGCCAACAGATCATGACGATATGCTATTTAGCTTAGTATATGGTTTGCCCGCTTTTTATAAAATGGCAATTTTAAAAGATAAAACGCTACCCGCTTGGCAAAGTCAGCGTCGAAGCATAGAAATAAAAGGGATAGACGAGCTAAGCTTTATTAACGATCAAGCCCACACTAATAGCGTTATTAGAGTTATTAAAGGGTCTGACACGCTGATCTCTCATGATGAAACTAGCCAGTTTTTCGCCTTCAGCTTAGCAAGTGATAGCCAAGAAGTTGTGACGACTTCTGTTTTATATAGCTCTGATAAGCGAATTTCAAAAGTAGATGGACTAATTCAGCCAAGCGATTTAATGGCAACAAGTGTGGGTCAGTATCTAAATTGCAAAGCTATTGCAAAACAAACTATGCTGGGTGTTAATTTATACAAGAAAAAAGACGACATGGGCGTAAATTACTCCCAAGGCGTGGTGATAGCTTATAAGAAAGATAGAATTACACTTATTGATTCAGATGGAAACTTTAAAAATATCTCTGCCGCTGAGGGGTTTTCTATAGAGCAAGGGCTAGATATTCCATTTTTAGTTCAAAGCATTAAAAAATTAAAAACATTTACGCAGTAA
- the yejK gene encoding nucleoid-associated protein YejK, whose translation MTTDVKKLVVHYVDKKDDDTQIHLRNDEMIINDKVAVFIEQLHHAYNGKPGKGYCAFSGDKNSVVASAMQSYRNDELGFWHMTEQASTVLKEELDKYAFSETGYLVFCHYQYVATDYMLIAMINIKEHYSMTSELDLAASRHLDISRMQLAARIDLTAWDTQAEDNRYISFIKGRAGRKVADFFLDFLGCEEGIDSKQQSQVMLSAVEDYLSEQQFDKSEKDDLRKQVFDYCNDCVTTGEDASVSELSATLTKGDDSPFDSFCKEQSYDLEETFPVDKKTVTSMVKFSGLGGGVSVSFERKHLGERVTYNEATDTLVIKGIPPNLKDQLQRFMENESE comes from the coding sequence ATGACAACAGACGTTAAAAAATTAGTCGTTCATTATGTAGACAAAAAAGACGATGATACGCAAATTCACCTTCGAAATGATGAAATGATCATTAATGACAAAGTGGCCGTGTTTATTGAGCAATTGCATCATGCATACAATGGCAAGCCTGGTAAAGGCTACTGTGCGTTTAGTGGCGATAAAAACAGTGTTGTTGCGTCAGCAATGCAAAGTTACCGCAATGACGAGCTTGGCTTTTGGCACATGACAGAGCAAGCCTCAACAGTTTTAAAAGAAGAACTTGATAAGTATGCATTTAGCGAAACAGGCTATTTAGTATTTTGTCATTATCAGTATGTCGCTACCGATTACATGTTAATTGCGATGATTAACATTAAAGAGCACTACTCAATGACTTCAGAGCTCGATTTAGCGGCTTCTCGTCATTTAGATATATCTCGTATGCAACTTGCAGCGCGTATCGATTTAACAGCGTGGGATACACAGGCAGAAGATAATCGTTATATTTCGTTTATTAAAGGGCGTGCGGGTCGTAAAGTTGCTGACTTTTTCTTAGACTTTTTAGGCTGTGAAGAGGGGATTGATTCAAAACAGCAAAGCCAAGTAATGCTTAGCGCAGTCGAAGATTATTTATCTGAGCAACAATTTGATAAATCAGAAAAGGATGATTTACGTAAACAAGTGTTTGATTACTGTAACGACTGCGTAACTACTGGTGAAGATGCCAGCGTAAGTGAGCTTTCTGCAACGCTTACAAAAGGCGATGACAGCCCGTTTGACAGCTTTTGCAAAGAACAAAGTTACGACTTGGAAGAAACTTTCCCTGTGGATAAAAAAACCGTAACCAGTATGGTTAAATTTTCAGGGCTTGGTGGAGGAGTAAGTGTAAGTTTTGAGCGTAAGCATTTAGGTGAACGTGTAACGTATAACGAAGCAACTGATACGTTAGTGATTAAAGGTATTCCGCCAAACTTAAAAGATCAGCTACAACGTTTTATGGAAAATGAAAGCGAATAA
- a CDS encoding YejL family protein — MPILSKYSNEEVEQIVDQLIDVLTKHNAPVDLSLMCLGNSITHILKEHVPTGKRQAVTENFAKALSQSVK, encoded by the coding sequence ATGCCAATCTTATCAAAATACTCTAACGAAGAAGTAGAACAAATCGTCGATCAGCTTATTGATGTGCTAACTAAGCACAATGCGCCGGTTGATTTAAGTCTAATGTGTTTAGGAAATTCTATCACGCATATCCTAAAAGAGCATGTACCAACAGGGAAAAGACAAGCCGTCACTGAGAACTTTGCAAAAGCTCTTTCACAGTCGGTTAAATAG
- a CDS encoding DUF5690 family protein: MFTQPQWLKRAHGIGFVLFAASSAFMTYFCMYAFRKPFTANSYTEFDDPSWQVSFKIALILSQVLGYLCAKFIGVKVIAEMRHQQRGLAIIAMIAGAELSLILFAITPVGFNIVWLFFNGLSLGMIWGIVFSFLEGRRTSEILGAVLSVTFILASGLVRSVGKWLIDTLNVPELWMPAATGALFLPILLLSVKCLTLLPDPTLADQQARQQRLPMDAKARWQFFKRYWFGISALILSFLLFTGFRDFRDNFAAEIWQALGYGQEPAIFAYAGIRMALIVLIALGAMVLVKNNKTAFYVNHAFILFGACLLISSTLAFESQLLSAKAWMVLLGAGLYISYIPYNCFLFDRMISAVGSTANAGFLIYLADSAGYLGSVGILLYRTFVMPEISWLNFFITASYWVGTVAGFLVLCSLSYFSIRLSTQKTPAPTLASINI; the protein is encoded by the coding sequence ATGTTTACTCAACCACAATGGCTAAAACGTGCTCACGGTATTGGCTTTGTTTTATTCGCCGCCAGCTCTGCGTTTATGACTTACTTTTGTATGTACGCTTTTCGAAAGCCCTTTACTGCAAATAGTTACACCGAGTTTGACGATCCTAGCTGGCAAGTCAGCTTTAAAATAGCTTTAATTCTTTCACAAGTTTTAGGCTATCTATGCGCTAAGTTTATAGGCGTTAAGGTCATTGCAGAAATGCGTCACCAACAACGCGGTCTAGCGATCATTGCCATGATCGCGGGTGCCGAATTATCGCTGATTTTATTTGCCATCACACCGGTTGGTTTTAATATTGTCTGGCTGTTTTTTAACGGTTTATCGCTTGGCATGATTTGGGGAATAGTGTTTAGTTTTTTAGAAGGCAGACGCACCTCTGAAATTCTTGGTGCGGTGCTCAGTGTTACCTTTATTCTCGCCTCTGGTTTAGTCAGAAGTGTTGGTAAATGGCTAATTGACACTTTAAATGTGCCTGAACTGTGGATGCCTGCTGCAACCGGCGCGCTTTTTTTGCCGATACTATTACTGAGTGTTAAATGTTTAACATTATTACCTGATCCAACCTTGGCAGATCAGCAAGCCCGTCAACAGCGCTTACCTATGGATGCCAAAGCACGCTGGCAGTTTTTTAAACGTTATTGGTTTGGTATCAGCGCTTTGATATTGAGCTTTTTACTCTTTACAGGCTTTCGTGATTTTCGTGACAACTTTGCAGCAGAAATATGGCAAGCACTGGGGTACGGGCAAGAGCCTGCTATTTTTGCTTATGCGGGGATCCGTATGGCACTCATCGTACTAATCGCTTTGGGCGCAATGGTACTGGTGAAAAATAATAAAACCGCATTTTACGTTAATCATGCATTTATATTATTTGGCGCTTGCTTACTTATAAGCAGCACTTTGGCTTTTGAAAGTCAATTACTTAGCGCCAAAGCCTGGATGGTGTTACTCGGTGCAGGCCTTTATATTAGCTACATTCCCTATAACTGCTTCTTATTTGATCGAATGATTTCGGCCGTTGGTTCAACAGCTAACGCAGGGTTTTTAATATATCTAGCCGACTCTGCTGGCTATTTAGGCTCTGTGGGCATTTTACTCTATCGCACCTTTGTAATGCCTGAAATCAGTTGGCTGAACTTCTTTATTACGGCCAGTTATTGGGTCGGCACTGTGGCTGGGTTTTTAGTTCTGTGCTCGTTAAGTTACTTTTCAATTCGTTTATCTACACAAAAAACACCTGCGCCAACATTGGCCTCTATAAATATTTAA
- a CDS encoding ferritin-like domain-containing protein, with product MNTHQGTEVNHITDIIQVMNSGIDFYAKAQEKIEDPAIGALFQRMIDARKVSVERLQPYAINEKGEREDGSSFAIEARRAYTALLTTFSSNNDSIYVKELEEVEDKTLAEIKSAMDKPQPADCEAALAKTLLTMQSCHAEMSRMQKN from the coding sequence ATGAACACCCATCAAGGAACAGAAGTAAATCATATTACAGACATCATCCAAGTAATGAACAGTGGCATCGACTTTTATGCAAAGGCTCAAGAAAAAATTGAAGACCCGGCAATTGGTGCACTTTTTCAGCGTATGATTGACGCACGAAAAGTAAGCGTTGAACGCCTGCAACCTTATGCTATTAACGAAAAAGGTGAGCGTGAGGATGGTTCTTCATTTGCTATTGAGGCACGCCGTGCTTATACCGCGTTACTCACTACATTTAGCTCAAACAACGACAGCATATATGTAAAAGAGCTTGAGGAGGTTGAAGATAAAACACTCGCAGAAATTAAATCAGCAATGGATAAACCACAACCTGCTGATTGTGAAGCGGCACTAGCTAAAACCTTGCTAACAATGCAAAGCTGTCATGCAGAAATGAGTCGCATGCAAAAAAATTAG